The Gossypium hirsutum isolate 1008001.06 chromosome D02, Gossypium_hirsutum_v2.1, whole genome shotgun sequence region GACGAAACAAGTTTTTAAGTTTTAGTATTATATTTGTTCTTTAAAttcgtattttttttattgaaatgccAAGTAAATTTTGAGTTTGAATGGCTTCAAGTAAGCCAAATGATCATGAAGTTTAGAATTTCAGAAtttcgatttttaattttttttataaatattttcaatccAAATACATATTATTTGGTTGAAAACCATACTAAActgatttttattgatttattaagttttcttataaaatgtatgtattttattaaatttgatttactTATTTTTGAGGTAAAATATAGTTTTATTAAAATGTATAATTATGTCTTAATTTGCTAGGGGCTTATCACATAACTGAAATGTTTTAAGATTATCATGAAAATACGTAACTTTGTAAGCTTCTAATTTATTGATCGAATTTTGATTTTCAAGttcggtttctaaaatttttgacaaCTTGAAGATTTGCGAAAATTGTTATTCAAGTGTCGATTGAATAGATCAGGTAAATAACTCGACATTCCTTTAACGTTTAATTCCCCAAAATCAACCTTCaatgttttgttatatatgtGATATACAATATTTTTGTGCATGTTTTATGAAAAATGAGTTGAGAATGCTAACAttgtataattttgaaatatctAAGTGCTATTCTTTTTTATACTTAAATTggattatttgattattttttgagAAATATGTTATTGAGTTATTTCCTTGTATGCTATGTTCCAACCTTGTAATGGGGGTTAAATATTGGTTATATCGACATGTATTTTGTGCTTAGAAATCAGTTTCAATTGTGTCACCGATTTAGAATAATGGCTTTTTATTCATTGGTATCGCGGTGAATTGTAATTTTTGTTCCAACCCACTACCACACTACAAtcaattgtgattttttttaccTTCGTTAAGGTTAAAGGTGACCATAACCATAAAAAgagttaatttttatttaatggtattttacttatttttgaatttttaaaaaaaaaaattattaattcgTCTTTATTATACGTTTTGATATGAAATAtgctttgaatgatttgttatatattattcacaaatttaatattttgtcaTCCCTTGGCTGACAAATTTGTGTATTTTCATGTAATGATATTTGAACCGTGTCGAACCGGTTGGATCGGGGTATTAATTTGAAGAAAGTTATTAGACTGATTGACTTAAGAATCATTATGAATTGGTTGAACCAagtaaaaaaattagttgaactttttttttcaaatatttttaatgatttatttaatcgaactGGATGCATTGATTGGATTGACAAACCAGAGACCTAACCGATTTAACCAATAGTCCAATTTTGAAATCCTTATTTTTATGCCTTGGCATATTATTCCATGTTTAGGTTTAATTCGCTTGAAACTCGGTTCAAACTCGAACtagtatcatatatatatatattgaatgtgTTGTGGTACTCATCGTAAAGACTGAACTCAAATGTGTAGTGTGCAACAATTAGTTCAAGCTCATCTATTTCAAGCTCCAAATGATTCAAACTCGAAATATTCTGAATTTAAAATTATCTTAATCTTTTGAAACTACTTAAACCCGAAATGATATTGACCTTATAAAGTCTCAACACAAGAAATCGAATATCAAATCCAAATAATCTAAACTCATAACGATTCGATctcaaaatgaactaaattggaaacagatttaaaattaactcaattcaaactcaaaccaaagatgtgatttaattttagtaCTTGTACAAACCTAACAAGAACCAATCCAAACACAACTCACAAGTCTAGTTTTATTACACGAACAATGCAtacatgcatatgtatatatagctTATTAAGGAAGAAGATAGTTTAAAGTGACTTAACATGGTGATGATCATTATGAACTCTGAGTTGAAACTACATGAAATGGTTGCGACTCGTGATGTTGCTCCTCCGTAGGTGGTGGTGGCGGCAGTTGTTGCGGCAGCGGCTCGCCTTGCCAAGCCCAAACGATGTCACTCAAAGCCGGTCTTATATCTTGTTGCATTACCTTTTGATACTCCAATGTATCCCCATTGCTCTTCTTTACCTCAACCAGATGGAAAAACGGTGTGATTTCGAATATTTCGGCATCGATCCCCAATACACCTTTCCGTCCTTCTTGACACCCTTCCATTTTCATCAACCCTCCtcctttcttctttattttcagCTGTAAACGCTTAGCAACATCTTCCAGTTTCGAAATGATGGTCGAAGCTGTTTTGTTGGACGTGAATCGGACctctttcttttgttcttgttCCCTGAATAAACCGGATAAATCGAAGCCTGCAGACAAAGAGATTATATCAAAAGCATTCAAGTTGCAAGGAGTTCCAGTTTGGAGTCCAATAGCCGGTTCTTTGACTTCAGGATCGACAAGTTCAGGTTTCGGGTCTAGCCCCTTACGGAACCATGGATTCTCCATTATTTTTTCCATGGAGATCCTTGTTTTTGGATTCGGATCCAAGATTTTCGATACCAACCTGCGTACATCGGGAGCAAACCAGTTCGGGAACTTGAACTCACCTTTCCCGATCTTACGATACATCTCCATTAGATTTGAATCCTGGAACGGTAGATAACCAGCCAGTAAGACATATAAGATTACCCCACAAGACCAGATATCAGCTTTGCACCCATCGTAGCCTCGTCTGTTGATCACTTCGGGTGCAACATAAGCAGGTGTCCCGCACGTCGTGTGGAGCAACCCATCTTGCTGTTTCGATTCAGCAAGAGCACTCAACCCGAAATCTGTAACCTTGAGGTTACAATTCTCGTCCAACAACAAGTTTTCCGGTTTAAGATCTCGATGACACACGCCTCGGCTATGACAAAAATCAACAGCACTGATTAACTGTTGAAAGTACTTTCTTGCAGCATCCTCTTTCAATTTCCCTTTCACTACCTTATTGAACAATTCACCACCTTTCGCATATTCCATAACGAAATAAATCTTCGTCTTAGTAGCCATCACCTCGTAAAGCTCGATGACATTCGGGTGTCTAACCAATCTCATAACCGAGATTTCTCGTTTAATCTGATCAATCATCCCAACTTTCAATACCTTCTCTTTGTCAACAATCTTAATAGCCACGTTCATACCAGTTTCGAGATTCCTAGCACGGTGAACCTTAGCAAAGGTTCCTTGCCCTAATAACCTCCCTATTTCATACCTTCCCATCAACACAACCCCTTTCGGTTCCATGCCGAATATAGTCCAAAACAACACCAGTCTATACCTTAACTAGTACTATATATCTCACCTAGGTTACCGACTAACCAAAAACCAACCTGAAAACCAGGAAAAGTTCAACCATCTTCACAAACATCATGCTTTGACATAACATGTTCCCTTAAATTTCTAGTCAAAATACCATTGAAACACAGTTGACTATACAAAGTTAAATGTTGACTTTCATTAGATATAGATAATAAGGGCAGTTCAAATGAAGCAATATCTTCATTAATCTCAAACAAATGGTGCTCAACTTTGAACCTCATCTTTCAGCATTCCCTGGTTTCCCTTGTGAACCACTAACCGGTTTAGACCAGACCGGACCAGACCCGGGTTTCGGATTTGGCCTAAAAAAGATGGGATTTTTCAcctgaaaaaagaagaagaaagggttTCAAACAAA contains the following coding sequences:
- the LOC107903572 gene encoding CBL-interacting protein kinase 2 translates to MEPKGVVLMGRYEIGRLLGQGTFAKVHRARNLETGMNVAIKIVDKEKVLKVGMIDQIKREISVMRLVRHPNVIELYEVMATKTKIYFVMEYAKGGELFNKVVKGKLKEDAARKYFQQLISAVDFCHSRGVCHRDLKPENLLLDENCNLKVTDFGLSALAESKQQDGLLHTTCGTPAYVAPEVINRRGYDGCKADIWSCGVILYVLLAGYLPFQDSNLMEMYRKIGKGEFKFPNWFAPDVRRLVSKILDPNPKTRISMEKIMENPWFRKGLDPKPELVDPEVKEPAIGLQTGTPCNLNAFDIISLSAGFDLSGLFREQEQKKEVRFTSNKTASTIISKLEDVAKRLQLKIKKKGGGLMKMEGCQEGRKGVLGIDAEIFEITPFFHLVEVKKSNGDTLEYQKVMQQDIRPALSDIVWAWQGEPLPQQLPPPPPTEEQHHESQPFHVVSTQSS